In Rhinopithecus roxellana isolate Shanxi Qingling chromosome 16, ASM756505v1, whole genome shotgun sequence, a single genomic region encodes these proteins:
- the TMEM215 gene encoding LOW QUALITY PROTEIN: transmembrane protein 215 (The sequence of the model RefSeq protein was modified relative to this genomic sequence to represent the inferred CDS: deleted 1 base in 1 codon) — MRPDDINPRTGLVVALVSVFLVFGFMFTVSGMKGETLGNIPLLAIGPAICLPGIAAIALARKTEGCTKWPENELLWVRKLPCFRKPKDKEVVELLRTPSDLESGKGSSDELAKKAGLRGKPPPQGQGEVSMASSITTPTPTEEGECQSLVQSGHQEETSRYLDGYCPSASSLTYSALDIKCSARDRPECPEPEDSIFFVPQDSIIVCSYKQNSPYDRYCCYINQIQGRWDHETIV; from the exons ATGCGGCCTGATGACATCAACCCGAGGACTGGGCTGGTGGTGGCCCTGGTCAGTGTCTTCCTGGTCTTCGGTTTCATGTTCACCGTCTCTGGGATGAAAGGGGAGACTTTGGGAAACATACCCCTCCTGGCCATCGGGCCAGCCATCTGCCTACCAGGCATTGCGGCCATTGCCCTGGCCAGGAAAACCGAGGGATGCACCAAGTGGCCGGAGAACGAGCTGCTATGGGTCCGCAAATTGCCCTGCTTCCGGAAACCCAAAGACAAGGAGGTGGTGGAGCTGCTGAGGACCCCTTCAGACCTGGAGTCC GGCAAGGGGAGCTCAGATGAGCTGGCTAAGAAGGCAGGCCTCAGGGGGAAGCCTCCCCCACAAGGCCAGGGTGAGGTGTCCATGGCCAGCTCCATCACCACCCCCACACCCACGGAGGAAGGAGAATGCCAGAGCCTGGTCCAGAGTGGGCATCAGGAGGAGACGTCCAGATACCTGGACGGCTACTGCCCCTCAGCCAGTTCCCTCACCTACAGTGCCTTGGACATCAAGTGCTCAGCAAGGGACAGACCTGAGTGCCCTGAGCCCGAGGACAGCATCTTCTTTGTGCCCCAGGACAGTATCATCGTTTGCTCCTACAAGCAGAACAGCCCCTATGACAGATACTGTTGTTATATCAATCAGATACAAGGCAGGTGGGACCACGAGACCATCGTCTAA
- the LOC104659998 gene encoding exosome complex component RRP43, translated as MAAGFKTVEPLEYYRRFLKENCRPDGRELGEFRTTTVNIGSISTADGSALVKLGNTTVICGVKAEFAAPPTDAPDKGYVVPNVDLPPLCSWRFRSGPPGEEAQVASQFIADVIENSQIIQKEDLCISPGKLAWVLYCDLICLDYDGNILDACTFALLAALKNVQLPEVTINEETALAEVNLKKKSYLNIRTHPVATSFAVFDDTLLIVDPTGEEEHLATGTLTIVMDEEGKLCCLHKPGGSGLTGAKLQDCMSRAVTRHKEVKKLMDEVIKSMKPK; from the coding sequence ATGGCGGCTGGGTTCAAAACTGTGGAACCTCTGGAGTATTACAGGAGATTTCTGAAAGAGAACTGCCGTCCTGATGGAAGAGAACTTGGTGAATTCAGAACCACAACTGTCAACATAGGTTCAATTAGTACCGCAGATGGTTCTGCTTTAGTGAAGTTGGGAAATACTACAGTAATCTGTGGAGTTAAAGCGGAATTTGCAGCACCACCAACAGATGCCCCTGATAAAGGATATGTTGTTCCTAATGTGGATCTACCACCCCTGTGTTCATGGAGATTCCGGTCTGGACCTCCTGGAGAAGAGGCCCAAGTGGCTAGCCAATTCATTGCAGATGTCATTGAAAATTCACAGATAATTCAGAAAGAGGACTTATGCATTTCTCCAGGGAAGCTTGCCTGGGTTCTGTACTGTGATCTCATTTGCCTTGACTATGATGGAAACATTTTGGATGCCTGCACATTTGCTTTGTTAGCggctttaaaaaatgtacagttGCCTGAAGTTactataaatgaagaaactgcttTAGCAGAAgttaatttaaagaagaaaagttatttGAATATTAGAACTCATCCAGTTGCAACTTCCTTTGCTGTGTTTGATGACACTTTGCTTATAGTTGACCCTACTGGAGAGGAGGAACATCTGGCAACAGGAACCTTAACAATAGTAATGGATGAGGAAGGCAAGCTCTGTTGTCTTCACAAACCAGGTGGAAGTGGGCTAACTGGAGCTAAACTTCAGGACTGCATGAGCCGAGCAGTTACAAGacacaaagaagttaaaaaattgaTGGATGAAGTAATTAAGAGTATGAAACCCAAATAA